One genomic window of Osmia bicornis bicornis chromosome 3, iOsmBic2.1, whole genome shotgun sequence includes the following:
- the LOC114871094 gene encoding ATP-binding cassette sub-family C member 10 — MDNWTSDGGEQTWKWNWTELCGNHGGMKPINPETHDLDVCFQQLCLQIPVLVCIAVISAYYCGKRNAYTIHHFDSSYIINWRILITLCLVILPIIRAYIILANTVLVPQHIDPPNNNSMVHEQVMTPHTNLDTLVDTSDIIQRIKDGLNHTIDFTKSIFSPKNSTQTVTESSVTTNMQDYDPVLTIIKDNITSAKPIDYLVAGTEGLAWVVHLCFILSLKKGRDINPRGPVFIRALVFLLIVISILLLRSHIKYNPQDDVLPNLSLGFSISVVTLLILYAVTLIPGHSSLRDMRSSQFNEIGERTALLSTPNSSYVRFSEEQDPTYLGTAMEDATMTSKIIFHWVNPLMEKGVRGLLNHSDDLFDLPEYFSTGYISQKIDHHLQTMSRQPNSTMENAENSMLETRIQIIKNKRTLFHLLHKCFGWEFYSVGILKFISNCASFMGPLLLNKLIGFIEDKDEPVLNGYLYALLLFISALIGAFCNTHFTFWMSIVGLKIRATIITLLYRKTLHSSGIHLRQQFNFGEIVNFMSTDTDRLVNSCASFHEFWSIPLQLVVTLYLLHGQIGISFLAGVTFAIVLIPINKLIANRIGNLSTKLMERKDQRVRLIGETLKGITTIKLNVWEDHFLRNIFKLRENEIKHLRGRKYLDALCVYFWATTPVLISILTFTAYVLIGNELDAKTVFTSMALLNMLIGPLNAFPWVLNGLTEAWVSLKRIQKMLDLPDADMSSYYSESVPDLDVVLQNVVLNVNSQQQCVKENSVDTPESFSSPSSSSESKKTVTFKDDSIFTIHDINITVPKGNLIGIMGEVGSGKSLLLDGILGEITKVRGTISVSDIEKGFAFVKQNPWLQRGTIRDNILFGKSYDYSKYKNILKACALSADLNSLPKKDLTLVGEAGNTLSGGQKTRISLARAVYADKDIYLLDDILATLDPKVASYVFEHVILGLLKNKTRLLCTHQTQYLIHADLVVEMSKGRVVNQGKPSDILPDLEDYLLSSESIDSDLDIMSVSDLPKDFYQSGINERDPLLDEEYKEKGTVRLGVYNYYIKAVGRYLAISIALSMFLMQSSKNVTDLWLSYWVTHVNTTATNTTNQSTPVQLQYFLNGYNNPTTGYYLTVYALLVFFNTIFTLMRAFMFAYGGIQAAITIHKQLLKVVIRAKAVFFEIQPFGRILNRFSSDTYTIDDSLPFIANILFAQLFGLFATIIVTTYGLPWILLVLAPLIPIYHWIQNHYRLTSRELKRLSSTALSPLYAHFNETLHGLSTIRAFRTVSRFKQENELLLEVSQKTQFASFAVGQWLALRLQLIGVALLAGVSTIAILQHQYDIADPGLIGLVVTYTLSITGLLSGVVNAFTETEREMIAVERVKQYVETVPVETIKGDNPPYAWPSQGVVEFKEVVLKYREHLVPSLNGVSFVTRPAEKIGIVGRTGAGKSSLFASLFRMTEITSGSVLIDNVNIQTLQLHALRSRLAIIPQNPFLFSGTVRENLDPLNQYPDLHIYKALERCKVHTLVYRLGGLGAALDESGSNLSAGQRQLFCLVRAVLHNAKIVCIDEATANVDQETDKFIQTTIKSSFQTATVLTIAHRIRTIMHCDRILVMGDGEVLEFDEPNLLIQNANSYFYQLANQEFSNKE, encoded by the exons ATGGATAACTGGACAAGTGATGGTGGTGAACAGACATGGAAATGGAACTGGACAGAATTATGTGGTAATCATGGAGGTATGAAACCAATAAATCCAGAGACACATGATCTTGATGTTTGCTTTCAACAACTATGTCTCCAG aTACCAGTTTTAGTCTGTATTGCAGTAATATCTGCATATTACTGTGGAAAAAGAAATGCATATACTATTCATCACTTTGACTCTagttatattataaattggagaattttaattacattgtGTCTTGTAATTCTTCCAATAATTAGAGCATATATTATTCTTGCTAATACTGTTCTGGTTCCACAACATATTGATCCACCTAATAATAATTCCATGGTGCATGAACAGGTCATGACACCACATACAAATTTAGATACATTGGTAGACACATCAGATATAATACAACGGATCAAAGATGGATTAAATCATACTATTGATTTcacaaaatcaattttttccccAAAAAATAGTACTCAAACTGTTACTGAGTCTTCTGTTACCACTAATATGCAGGATTATGATCCAGTATTAACTATAATTAAAGATAATATTACATCTGCCAAACCTATTGATTACCTAGTGGCAGGTACAGAAGGATTGGCATGGGTTGTTCATCTTTGTTTCATATTAAGTttaaagaaaggaagagacATCAATCCAAGAGGTCCTGTGTTTATTCGGGCATTAGTGTTTCTACTAATTGTTATTTCCATATTATTACTAAGGAGTCACATCAAATATAATCCACAAGATGATGTTTTACCTAATTTATCATTGGGATTTAGTATCAGTGTAGTTACTCTACTAATACTCTATGCTGTAACACTGATACCAGGTCACAGCAGTTTAAGAGATATGAGATCATCCCAGTTTAATGAA ATAGGAGAACGGACTGCTCTGTTGAGTACTCCTAATTCTTCTTATGTGAGATTCTCAGAGGAACAGGACCCAACTTACCTTGGGACTGCTATGGAAGATGCAACAATGACCTCTAAAATTATATTCCATTGGGTAAATCCATTAATGGAAAAAGGTGTTCGGGGTTTGTTAAATCATTCAGatgatttatttgatttacCAGAATACTTCAGTACTGGCTATATTAGTCAGAAGATTGATCATCATTTACAAACTATg TCCAGACAACCGAATAGTACAATGGAAAATGCTGAAAATTCAATGTTAGAAACACgtattcaaattattaaaaacaagaGAACACTGTttcatttattacataaatGTTTTGGTTGGGAATTTTACTCAgttggaatattaaaattcattagtAATTGTGCTTCATTTATGGGACCACTGTTACTAAACAAACTGATTGGTTTCATAGAAGACAAGGATGAACCTGTTTTGAATGGATACTTGtatgcattattattatttattagtgCATTAATAg GGGCCTTTTGTAATACTCACTTTACATTTTGGATGTCCATTGTTGGTTTAAAAATTCGTGCTACAATCATAACTTTATTGTATAGGAAAACCTTACATTCTTCGGGTATTCACTTGAGGcaacaatttaattttggtgaaattgttaattttatgAGTACAGACACTGACAGACTTGTTAACAGTTGTGCAAGTTTTCATGAATTTTGGAGCATACCATTACAG ctAGTCGTGACATTATACCTTCTTCACGGACAAATAGGGATTTCATTCTTAGCAGGAGTTACTTTTGCAATAGTTCTTATACCTATAAACAAATTAATAGCAAATCGTATTGGAAACCTTAGTACAAAATTAATGGAACGTAAAGATCAAAGAGTCAGACTTATAGGAGAAACATTGAAAGGAATTAcaacaattaaattaaatgtgtGGGAAGATCATTTTTTACGAAACATTTTCA aATTAAGAGAGAATGAAATCAAACATTTGCGAGGTAGAAAGTATCTGGATGCACTATGTGTTTACTTTTGGGCTACAACACCAGTACTGATTTCGATATTAACTTTTACTGCATATGTACTGATTGGGAACGAACTTGATGCCAAGACTGTTTTTACTAGTATGGCATTGTTGAATATGCTAATAGGTCCATTGAATGCGTTTCCATGGGTTCTAAATGGTCTTACCGAAGCTTGGGTGTCACTTAAGAGAATTCAGAAAATGTTAGAT TTGCCAGATGCAGATATGTCATCATATTATTCTGAATCTGTACCTGATCTAGACGTAGTGCTTCAAAATGTAGTATTGAACGTAAATTCACAACAACAATgtgtgaaagaaaatagtgtTGATACACCTGAAAGTTTTTCAAGTCCATCTTCTAGTTCAGAGTCTAAAAAAACAGTTACTTTTAAAGATGATAGTATATTTACTATACATGATATTAACATTACAGTTCCAAAG GGTAACTTAATCGGTATTATGGGAGAAGTAGGTAGCGGAAAGTCGCTACTTTTAGATGGTATTTTGGGTGAAATTACTAAAGTTCGAGGTACAATATCAGTGAGTGACATTGAAAAGGGTTTTGCATTTGTGAAGCAAAATCCTTGGTTACAGCGTGGTACTATTCGGGATAATATACTTTTCGGTAAATCTTACGATTACAGCAAGTACAA GAACATCTTGAAAGCATGTGCTCTTAGTGCTGACTTAAATTCTTTACCCAAAAAGGATTTAACACTCGTCGGTGAAGCGGGAAACACTTTGAGCGGTGGTCAAAAAACACGAATTTCTTTGGCGCGAGCTGTATATGCGGATAAAGATATCTACCTATTGGACGACATATTAGCGACTTTGGATCCAAAAGTTGCTAGTTATGTATTTGAACATGTCATTTTAGGgttattgaaaaacaaaacGAGATTGCTATGTACTCATCAAACTCAATATTTAATTCACGCGGATTTAGTTGTCGAAATGTCTAAAGGCAGGGTTGTTAATCAGGGTAAACCGAGTGATATTTTACCAGACTTAGAggattatttattatcttcAGAATCTATAGATTCAGATTTAGACATTATGTCTGTAAGCGACCTACCAAAAGATTTCTATCAgtctggtataaatgaaaggGATCCATTGCTTGATgaagaatataaagaaaaagggaCTGTACGACTTGGtgtatataattattacataaaaGCTGTTGGTCGTTATCTGGCGATTTCAATAGCTCTTTCTATGTTTCTAATGCAAAGTTCTAAGAATGTTACGGATTTATGGCTTTCTTATTGGGTTACTCATGTCAATACAACAGCAACTAATACTACAAATCAATCAACGCCTGTACAATTGCAATATTTCCTTAATGGCTATAATAACCCGACCACTGGTTATTATTTAACAGTGTATGCTCTATTAGTTTTCTTCAACACAATTTTCACGTTAATGAGGGCATTTATGTTTGCGTATGGTGGTATCCAAGCGGCTATTACTATACATAAACAACTATTGAAGGTTGTTATACGG GCTAAAGCTGTATTCTTTGAGATTCAACCATTTGGTAGAATTTTAAATAGATTCTCATCCGACACGTACACGATTGATGACAGTCTTCCCTTTATTGCTAACATATTATTCGCACAACTATTTGGCTTGTTTGCAACAATTATTGTCACAACTTATGGATTACCATGGATACTTTTAGTACTAGCTCCGCTTATACCAATTTATCATTGGATTCAAAACCATTATCG ATTAACATCAAGAGAATTGAAGCGTTTATCCAGTACTGCCCTGTCACCATTGTATGCACactttaatgaaactttgcacGGATTATCTACTATCAGAGCATTTCGCACTGTGTCTCGTTTCAAACAAGAAAATGAACTTTTGTTAGAAGTCAGTCAAAAAACACAATTTGCATCTTTTGCAGTTGGCCAGTGGCTCGCGTTAAGACTTCAACTGATTGGAGTGGCACTTCTAGCAGGAGTGAGCACTATTGCAATTTTACAACATCAGTATGACATAGCTGATCCTGGTTTGATAGGTCTTGTTGTTACCTACACATTATCTATAACTGGTTTACTGTCTGGAGTTGTAAACGCATTTACCGAGACTGAAAGGGAAATGATCGCTGTCGAACGCGTGAAACAATATGTGGAGACTGTTCCAGTAGAAACGATAAAAGGAGATAATCCACCATATGCTTGGCCAAGTCAGGGTGTAGTTGAATTCAAGGAAGTGGTTTTGAAATACAG GGAACATTTGGTACCATCTTTGAACGGTGTATCATTCGTCACACGACCAGCAGAAAAAATTGGGATCGTTGGGCGTACAGGTGCTGGAAAGAGTTCACTCTTCGCTTCCTTATTTAGAATGACAGAAATAACTTCCGGAAGTGTACTGATAGATAATGTTAATATACAAACTCTACAGTTACACGCACTAAG ATCACGATTAGCCATTATACCCCAAAATCCATTCCTCTTTTCGGGGACTGTCAGAGAAAACCTTGATCCACTAAATCAGTATCCAGATTTGCATATATACAAAGCACTGGAGAGGTGTAAGGTGCATACGTTAGTGTATCGTCTGGGAGGACTTGGTGCTGCTTTAGATGAAAGTGGTAGCAATCTTAGCGCAGGACAGAGGCAATTGTTTTGCTTGGTTAGAGCAGTTTTACACAATGCCAAG ATTGTCTGTATCGACGAAGCTACGGCTAACGTTGACCAGGAAACAGACAAATTTATTCAAACGACGATAAAGTCTTCCTTTCAGACTGCCACGGTTCTCACTATAGCGCATAGGATAAGGACGATCATGCACTGTGATAG GATTCTTGTAATGGGCGACGGGGAGGTCCTAGAGTTTGACGAACCAAACTTGTTAATTCAGAATGctaattcttatttttatcagTTAGCGAATCAAGAATTTTCCAATAAGGAATAA
- the LOC114872182 gene encoding EF-hand calcium-binding domain-containing protein 11-like, which translates to MVRFGWTTNLSRHATCNTSLSLRIASFVKSLKEISFQLNSEDEMTPSVYKERARTAFDYADVDSMGSLTKQQYKIAMTAVFGYRPDKVEVKQVFQSTDRVSYEEYERWVFKKCLTSDLQINAEIIFALLDKDYKGYLILDDFYSGSKSVDLKVPSTVWQTIFKNLDRYKKGYIEFDELSRVLPAV; encoded by the exons ATGGTGAGGTTTGGATGGACG ACCAATCTCTCGCGTCACGCGACCTGCAACACCTCGCTTTCATTGCGAATCGCATCATTTGTAAAGTCGCTCAAGGAAATTTCCTTCCAGCTGAATTCAGAGGACGAGATGACGCCAAGCGTGTACAAGGAACGTGCCAGAACG GCTTTCGATTACGCTGACGTAGACTCCATGGGTTCGTTGACCAAACAACAATACAAAATAGCGATGACGGCTGTGTTCGGATATCGTCCGGATAAA GTGGAGGTAAAACAAGTTTTTCAATCCACTGATAGAGTCTCTTATGAAGAGTATGAAAGATgggtatttaaaaaatgtctCACCAGTGACTTACAGATTAACGCGGAAATAATATTTGCTCTGTTAGATAAGGATT ATAAAGGGTATTTAATTTTGGATGACTTCTATTCTGGAAGCAAATCTGTTGATCTGAAGGTACCATCAACCGTATGGCAAACGATATTCAAGAATCTAGATCGTTATAAAAAAGGATACATAGAGTTCGATGAATTATCACGTGTATTACCGGCAGTATAA
- the LOC114871112 gene encoding RNA-binding protein Rsf1 has protein sequence MTPEGYTRVYVGGLNESIKKEDLQTEFEKYGKLNKVWIAFNPPGFAFIEFLNMNEAELACSSMNGTEIMGAKLRVEISRGRGRGGGRGGMGGFRGNRGGAARGYGSAASIAFNYRGNNMYADYGGYYAGKGGGSRGRDYYGEAYINRAGGYVTRDGYTQDVYNSGESNADYYTNKGTGTSRYRSRSPAGRGSHRHLRECT, from the exons ATGACGCCGGAAGGATATACTCGCGTTTATGTGGGTGGATTAAACGAGAGTATCAAAAAGGAAGATCTTCAAACAGAGTTTGAGAAATATGGCAAACTAAACAAAGTTTGGATTGCATTCAATCCACCAGGTTTTGCTTTTATTGAATTCCTAAATATGAATGAAGCAGAACTTGCTTGCAGCAGTATGAATGGCACAGAGATTATGGGTGCTAAATTAAGGGTAGAAATTTCACGAGGCAGAGGTCGGGGTGGAGGAAGGGGTGGTATGGGAGGATTCAGAGGAAATCGAGGTGGTGCTGCTAGAGGTTACGGCTCTGCTGCCTCTATTGCATTCAATTACAGAGGAAACAATATGTATGCGGATTATGGAGGTTATTATGCAGGCAAGGGTGGTGGAAGTAGAGGTAGAGACTACTATGGAGAAGCCTATATCAATCGTGCTGGTGGGTATGTTACCCGAGATGGATATACACAAGATGTCTATAATAGTGGAGAGTCCAATGCTGATTATTATACCAACAAAGGCACTGGTACATCAAGGTACCGAAGTCGCTCACCAGCTGGTCGTGGCAG TCATCGTCATCTTCGTGAATGCACATAA
- the LOC114871108 gene encoding coiled-coil domain-containing protein 97, with amino-acid sequence MSNEEVTQTYAPEMIVNEKDNDNNLQERFLTEKKEDTNVEEELLSHVAKSKAIFKSQQKDDPDLTFEEKLTIARDTFKKSHCLFLSKFGYYLKEEHLKYFDKDKDENYEIAHHINRLQRYFNNSTRQRDIRNRRYQALKTLIDKGEYFSETEMMKRNPLLYDHLVGQYMTEKQKQIRDNIDTKNITFVNLLMESIDRDNINKKQKLQEEEEQNVLEETESDEEEEEEENSCVSEHDEEETLQWGKMSESSQEQSQSRSKEITKRLPSISQTEKQILKQEFVSNMYQHFLDGKDADFDYSTVDDNEAYDNIDLRSQDEEDKYFDSESPETVVPTENTNEIEDEDELDVYMKSLKEQVATSTYSSDNVSDD; translated from the exons ATGAGTAACGAAGAAGTGACGCAAACTTACGCACCAGAAATGattgttaatgaaaaagaTAACGATAATAATTTACAAGAGCGTTTCTTAactgaaaagaaagaagatacGAATGTTGAAGAAGAACTCTTAAGTCATGTAGCTAAGAGCAAAGCAATATTTAAAAGTCAACAGAAGGATGATCCAGATTTAACATTTGAAGAGAAATTAACAATTGCCCGTGATACTTTTAAGAAAAGTCATTGTTTATTCTTATCCAAATTTggatattatttaaaagaagaacACTTAAAGTATTTTGATAAGGATAAAgatgaaaattatgaaattgcTCATCATATTAATAGATTACAAaggtattttaataattcaacaaGACAGAGAGATATTAGAAATAGACGATATCAAGCTTTGAAAACTTTAATTGACAAAGGAGAATACTTTAGTGAAACTGAAATGATGAAACGAAATCCACTATTATATGATCATTTAGTTGGGCAATACATGACTGAAAAGCAAAAACAGATAAGAGATAATATAGATACTAAGAATATtacttttgtaaatttgttAATGGAAAGTATTGATAGAGACAACATAAATAAGAAACAGAAattacaagaagaagaagaacagaaTGTATTAGAAGAGACTGAAtcagatgaagaagaagaagaagaagagaataGTTGTGTTTCAGAACatgatgaagaagaaactTTACAATGGGGAAAGATGTCTGAATCATCCCAGGAACAATCTCAGAGCAGATCAAAAGAAATAACTAAAAGGCTACCTAGTATATCACAAACAGAGAAACAAATACTTAAACAAGAATTTGTGAGCAATATGTATCAACATTTTTTAGATGGAAAAGATGCAGATTTTGATTACAG CACTGTGGACGATAATGAAGCATATGATAACATTGACTTGAGATCACAAGATGAAgaagataaatattttgaCTCAGAATCTCCTGAAACTGTAGTTCCAACTGaaaatacaaatgaaattGAGGATGAGGATGAATTGGATGTTTATATGAAATCACTGAAG GAGCAGGTTGCTACAAGTACATACTCCTCGGATAATGTATCTgatgattaa
- the LOC114871101 gene encoding centromere/kinetochore protein zw10 homolog: MTSFVTDVLITAGKLEKVNLHEKISEIQKEITKLKYDVKDFMDDNYVEFMSKLTRDQHLVSKGEKLLEEMNSLQRRIDDQVKIELSGSTKELKSLSEALKESNMMLQLSNQLLTLHECIKSVKSYQEEKRYVDVAKTLCHMYSILNDPQTGLRDLDIYTAIEAECLNLYTSFLSDTSSLLYERICWTGIDEKDAKIVTLSVKDEFDDMQELIQGLHYIDNLSSHLHRFSTMLMDYIITPIINDDCSVYVVDEKVFTVEVLNKKKSPSYKSVLYNLELLFKFLHQYFSVIVYDEETFLKQIQPHLLDRLSTSLTADCISRIIPTSNADLKNFTPIVQAINDFQYFLVKIGFITNDQLFLSEYTKNIDQLFINKVCQDLLAKARNIMKKDLHDCIMYEPQEPLEFPDVTYDYEKLKIDKKLSDSTFQLPKCQISKNTKEILDLARNILDEACYSSDSCAVRLFYTCRNIFEMYAGLVPEHHRKFLETIPQQVAVFHNNCMYLAHHLLTLGYEYGDKLPDSLKKCNLTFADQVLVLRDVGSTCFLEHMKYQRNIIFDILKESGLSALGQTSDLHPSTERAMRQCIRQLELLKTVWLDVLPVNIYCRAVGCIMNSMVEDLIIRVTSVEDIPADVATELVALFNMIVKRAPQIFPDPQNIQQHVRKWEKFLELIQVLGASLKEIEIRWDGGKGPLAREFTVSQVKQLIRALFQNTERRSILLASIK, from the exons ATGACATCTTTTGTAACTGATGTGTTGATCACAGCAG GGAAATTGGAGAAAGTTAATTTACACGAAAAAATATCAGAAATACAAAaggaaataacaaaattaaaatatgatgTTAAAGATTTTATGGACGATAATTATGTCGAATTTATGTCAAAACTCACGAGAGATCAACATTTGGTATCGAAAGGTGAAAAATTACTCGAAGAAATGAATTCTTTACAAAGAAGAATAGATGATCAG GTTAAGATAGAATTATCAGGATCTACAAAGGAGCTAAAGTCACTATCAGAAGCTCTAAAAGAATCAAACATGATGTTACAACTATCAAATCAACTTTTAACACTACATGAATGTATAAAATCTGTAAAAAGTTATCAGGAAGAAAAACGATATGTGGATGTAGCTAAGACATTATGCCATATGTATAGTATCCTAAATGATCCACAAACTGGTCTACGCGATCTTGATATTTACACAGCAATTGAGGCAGAATGTTTGAATTTGTATACTTCATTTTTATCTGACACATCGTCATTGTTGTACGAGCGAATTTGTTGGACCGGCATCGACGAAAAAGACGCAAAGATCGTCACATTAAGCGTAAAAGATGAATTCGATGATATGCAAGAATTGATTCAGGGTTTGCATTATATAGACAATCTCTCAAGTCATCTGCACAGATTCTCTACAATGCTTATGGACTACATCATCACTCCCATCATCAATGATGATTGTTCCGTGTACGTGGTCGACGAGAAGGTTTTCACCGTCGAAGTTCTGAACAAAAAGAAATCGCCGAGCTACAAGAGCGTACTTTACAATTTAGAATTGCTATTCAAATTTCTTCATCAGTATTTCAGCGTGATCGTATATGATGAGGAAACCTTCTTAAAGCAGATACAGCCTCATTTACTGGATCGATTATCAACTTCATTAACAGCCGACTGTATCTCGCGAATTATTCCAACTTCGAACGCTGATCTGAAAAATTTCACACCCATCGTTCAGGCAATTAATGATTTCCAATATTTCTTAGTTAAAATTG GGTTCATCACGAACGATCAACTCTTCCTCTCAGAATACACGAAAAATATTGATCAGTTGTTCATTAACAAAGTTTGTCAAGATTTGTTAGCGAAAGCTCGGAACATTATGAAGAAAGATTTACACGATTGTATCATGTATGAGCCCCAA GAACCACTTGAATTTCCAGACGTCACATAtgattatgaaaaattaaagattgACAAAAAATTAAGCGATAGTACGTTTCAACTTCCTAAGTGTCAAATAAG CAAGAATACAAAAGAGATATTAGATCTTGCACGAAATATTTTGGACGAAGCGTGTTACAGTTCAGATTCGTGCGCTGTCCGACTGTTTTATACGTGTAggaatatttttgaaatgtaTGCAGGTCTCGTGCCTGAACACCAcagaaaatttttagaaacaatTCCGCAACAAGTTG cGGTATTCCATAATAATTGTATGTATCTCGCACATCATCTTCTCACATTGGGATACGAATATGGAGACAAATTACCGGATtcgttgaaaaaatgtaatttaactTTTGCTGATCAGGTACTAGTATTAAGAGATGTAGGATCAACGTGCTTTTTAGAGCATATGAAGTACCAacgaaatattatttttgataTTCTCAAAGAGTCTG gTTTGTCAGCATTAGGTCAAACTTCTGATTTACATCCTAGCACTGAGCGTGCAATGAGGCAATGCATTAGACAATTGGAATTGTTAAAAACAGTTTGGCTAGATGTGTTGCCGGTAAATATATATTGTAGAGCTGTAGGATGCATTATGAATTCTATGGTCGAAGATCTAATAATTAGAGTAACATCCGTCGAAGACATTCCTGCTGATGTTGCAACTGAACTAGTAGCATTATTTAACATGATCGTTAAGCGTGCACCACAAATCTTTCCG GATCCTCAAAATATCCAACAACACGTACGAAAGTGGGAGAAGTTTTTAGAATTAATTCAAGTATTAGGTGCATCGctgaaagaaattgaaattaggtGGGACGGCGGTAAAGGGCCGCTTGCGCGTGAATTTACAGTATCTCAAGTGAAACAATTAATTAGAGCGCTATTTCAAAACACCGAACGGAGGTCTATCTTATTAGcttctataaaataa